The genomic region TATTTAATATGTGTTAAATACAAACCGTTGTGCGGAGCGATATCGGTAGAGTACCGTTTGACACAGTTTAACTGCTCAATTAACTGCTCTTTCGTTGCTTTCCCCGCCGAGATACGGAGTAAAAAACCGACCATCAGACGGATTTGGGAACGTAAAAATCCATTTCCCTCGAAAACGAGGACAAAGTATCCTTTGTGCGAGTAGGCATAGGCGTGGTAGATGATACGGGTGAAGTGATCCATATCGTTACCGCTTTTTTTGAACAGTTCAAAGCTGTGTGTCCCTTCGAAACATTTGATGGCATCGGTAATGAGTTCACGGTTCACATGGGGAACGAACGTGATGAAGTTATCCTCGAAAGGGTTAGTCGTCCCCTCTTTGATAATGTAGCGGTAGACGCGACGTTTGGCACTGTACCTCGCATGAAAATCATTCTCGACAAACTCGATTTTTAAAATGCGAATCGAAGCGGGGAGTTGGAGGTTGAGCATCTCCAGTAGCCGTTGTAAGTCACTCCAAAACAGTGGGAGATCGATGTGCATCACTTGATGTGTGGCGTGAACACCTCGATCGGTACGACCTGAGCCTTTGGGTGCGGAGTTGATTTTAAGCCGTTTGAGGGCGATGATGAGGGTGCCGATAACGGTTTCATGAGTAGTGGGTTGTTGTTGGGAACCCATAAATGCCGAGCCGTTATAACTCAGGGTGATTTTAGCACGGTTCAAAAGCGGTTTCCTACGAGACGTTTATAGATAAAATAGGTACCAACTAGCCACAAAAATGAAACCACAAAAATGGCATTAAAGGCAAGCCATTTTTGTACCGTGATGGCTACCGTATAAAAAATCACAATAGAGACAAAAATCCATAAATAGATCCACCGTTTTTGGTGACGGGCATGGACGACTCCCAATGCGACAATAAGAAAGAGTGAGAGGAGAGGGAAACAACTTAGAAGGCTATTGGTAACGAGTAGAGAATTTCGAAATTTTTGATCAATAGGTGCGGCGAGCCAATAGTCCTGTGTATTAGTATAAGCGACTTGATCTTTGGTGATTGAATCGTTGATGGTTAAGGTTTGATATTGCATACGGCGATATATTTCATTATCGTAGGTATACCCTTCTCCATTTTTTAGATGAAGTTGCAGTTGCCCCTGATTATTGGATAGTTCGGCATTGCTGGCTAATAAGAGAACTTCTTGATCTAAGTTTTTGTTAAATAATACAATGTCGCCATAGCTATGTTCTGCATTGTCGCTTTTGTTGATAAAGAGCATCCAATCGCCAAAATTATGTCCAAATTCGGATGCACTGAGGTTGAATTTAGCTTCTGC from Sulfuricurvum sp. harbors:
- a CDS encoding LptF/LptG family permease encodes the protein MGKLRGYIYSHLNVLFFSIFIPLFVIASVIFLIKLATYTAIIQLTLGEMGKLYLFVLPELLFYTLPISFIIAAILTLYRLSNDNEMVVVFSLGISPTFLIRILAIPSLLLSILLLTDFIVVTPYIKSISKNFLAQKKAEAKFNLSASEFGHNFGDWMLFINKSDNAEHSYGDIVLFNKNLDQEVLLLASNAELSNNQGQLQLHLKNGEGYTYDNEIYRRMQYQTLTINDSITKDQVAYTNTQDYWLAAPIDQKFRNSLLVTNSLLSCFPLLSLFLIVALGVVHARHQKRWIYLWIFVSIVIFYTVAITVQKWLAFNAIFVVSFLWLVGTYFIYKRLVGNRF
- the truA gene encoding tRNA pseudouridine(38-40) synthase TruA codes for the protein MNRAKITLSYNGSAFMGSQQQPTTHETVIGTLIIALKRLKINSAPKGSGRTDRGVHATHQVMHIDLPLFWSDLQRLLEMLNLQLPASIRILKIEFVENDFHARYSAKRRVYRYIIKEGTTNPFEDNFITFVPHVNRELITDAIKCFEGTHSFELFKKSGNDMDHFTRIIYHAYAYSHKGYFVLVFEGNGFLRSQIRLMVGFLLRISAGKATKEQLIEQLNCVKRYSTDIAPHNGLYLTHIKY